A region of the Pseudomonas sp. J452 genome:
TGGCCAGCCACTCGCTCTGCTCGCGCGCGGCATGGACGGCACCCGAAGTGCGCTGATCGAGCAGCACGAAGAAATCGTCGATCGGCCGCATGATCTTGGCCTTCTCGCGGTGATAGGCCGTGTCGTGCATCATGCGCTTGGCCGCTTCGAGATCGGCCGCGCCGGGTACAAAATGGCCGCTACCGTCATCCACCAGGCCTTTCACCGCATTCATGGCGATGGTTTCGGTCTTCACCAGGGCATCTGAATTGGCGCCGGCCTCGGCCAGCTTGGCCAGTTCGGCCTCGGTGAAACCGCTGCGCTTCATCAGTTCCAGCAGCGAGACCTGCTCCGTGCTGTCCGCACGCGGCGCACGACCGTCGGCCGCGACGAAGTCCCAATAGATCCGCTCGTACGCTTCGGGACGCGGCTTCTTGCCATTGCGGATATCCAGGATGTCCAGGTACTGGCGCTCGTACTGCTCATCACCGGACATCACATAGGTCCGTGCCAAGCGGGTGAGATCGTCCGAGCTCTGGCGCAGCTCATCGGCCAGCAGGTAGGAGCTGTAACGCGTCTTCTGGGCTTCGGCCAGCATCAGGTTGCTGGCGGCCAGGCGCGTCTGCAGCAGCATCAGCAACCCCAGCAGCAGGGCGACGTACAACACCAGCCCACTGAAGAGTTGCTTGATGGTCAGACGATGAATCATTCCATTAGGCATGAGCGCCTCCCGTATCAGAAAAATCCTGCCGCCTGCCAACTGGCAAACGACCGCACTGCACTGCAACCTGCGGCAAGCAGAGCAGCACCTTCCACACTAGACGCAGGCTCGCTCCAGCCCATGCCGCGGCAACTACCATGCTGGCGCACTCCAAGGTCTAGGGCAGGATCAGTTTGGCTACGGCAGCCAGCAGCACCGGCGGCTGGAACGGTTTGACCACCCAGGCGCGCACACCGGCGGCCTTGCCCTCGGCCTTCTTCGCCTCGCCGGCCTCGGTGGTGAGCATGATCACCGGGGTGAACTTGTAGGCCGGCAGCTGCTTGGCCGACTTGACGAAGGTGATGCCGTCCATGTTCGGCATGTTCACGTCGGAGACGATCAGGTTGATCTTTCGTCCATCCAGCTTGCCCAGCGCATCCTTGCCATCACAGGCTTCCAGCACGTTGTAGCCAGCGCCCTTGAGGGCAATGCTGACGACCTGGCGGAAGCTGCTGGAGTCATCGACTATCAGTACCGACTTGCTCATAGGGGTGCCTCTTGTTTTTACTCTGGGGCTATCGAGCCTGCGCCAATTGCGCCCGAGTCTAGGTGGAAGCACTGGGCCACCACTCGCATCTCACGACAAAGACGTTCCATTTCATGACAAAGCACATGAAATACAGATTAATGGCGCCATTCAAATGACATAAAGGCTATGTGCCATCATAGCCCTACCCACCCGCCAACTGACAAGGGGCTGACAGGCAATATCGACGCACGGCAGGCTAGGCATGCCCCAGAAAGCAGAAGGCCCCGCTTAGCGGGGCCTTCTGGCTGTTACCACATCAGGTCATCAGGGACCTGGTAGGCGGCGTACGGATCGTCGGCATCCGGCGCCTCGGTCTGGGTGTTGAGCAGCAGCACCCGCTGCGGGTCGCGCTCCTGGATCTTCAGCGCGGCTTCGCGCGGGATGATCTCGTAGCCGCCGGCATGCCGGACGATGGCCAGCGAGCCACGGCTGAGTTTGTCGCGCAGCATGGCGTTGACCGCGATGCGCTTGACCTTCTTGTCGTCGACGAAGTTGTAGTAGTCCTCGCTGGTCATCTTTGGCAGGCGCGAGGTCTCGATCAGCTGCTTGATCTGCGCGGCGAGGGCCTTCTGCGCGGCCTTCTCCTGCAGCTGGCGATTCAGTTCCTGGTCGCGCGCGACCTTCTCAGCCATGGCCTGCAGGGCGGCCTGCTTCTGCGAGTCGTCGACTTCGACCTGGTTCTTCTTCTCCAGGCGCTGCTGCTTCTGTTTCTGCTTGCCGGCCTGCTTGACCTGCTTTTCATTGACCAGACCGGCTTTCAGCAGCTGATCGCGGAGGGAAATACTCATAAGGCCTTCAATCTCGACAGTTAACAGCCAGGCAGCAGTTTTTCCTGCTTCTTGGCTTCGCCCCACAGGGCATCCAGTTGTTCCAGGCTGCAATTCTCAATGGGCTGGCCGGCTGCGCGCAAGGTTTGTTCGATAAAGCGGAAGCGCCGCTCGAACTTGCCGTTGGCGCTGCGCAGGGCAGTTTCCGGATCGACCTTGAGATGACGGGCCAGGTTGGTGACCACGAACAGCAGGTCGCCGATTTCCTCGGCGATGGCCTGCGGGTCGTTCTCGCTCATGGCCTCCAATACTTCGTCCAGCTCTTCGCGCACCTTGTCCACCACCGGCAGGGCTTCCGGCCAGTCGAAACCGACCTGGGCCGCGCGCTTCTGCAGCTTGACCGCGCGGCTTAGGGCCGGCAGCGCGTTGGGCACATCATCCAGCAGCGACAGCTGCTCGGGGACGGCGGCTTTCTCGGCACGCTCCTCGGCCTTGAGTTCTTCCCAGCGCTGCTTGACCGCGGCTTCCTCAAGCCTGGCCGCATCCGGCGCGCCATACAGATCGCCATCGACGAACACGTGGGGATGACGGCGAATCAGTTTGCGGGTGATGCCGTCGACCACCTGAGCGAACTCGAAACGCCCCTCCTCGCGAGCCAGCTGGCTGTAGTAGACCACCTGGAACAGCAGGTCGCCGAGTTCACCCGGCAGGTGCTCGAAGTCGCTGCGCTCAATTGCGTCGGCCACCTCGTAAGCTTCCTCGATGGTATGCGGCACGATGGTCGCGTAGCTCTGCTTGAGATCCCACGGGCAGCCGTGCTGCGGGTCACGCAGGCGGGCCATCAAGTGCAGCAGGTCGTCGAGGGAATAGGTGTCTTTCATAAGCCTGTTTCGCACAGTCGGTGGATGGATTGCGCCGCGCGGATTACCCCGCCCTACTCAACCGTAGCCCGGATGTAATCCGGGGGCCTTGGCGCCGGCCACCCCGGATTGCATCCGGGCTACGGACTGGAATTATTCATTCGGGTTGAGCGTCGCGAGCGAAGGGCTGGCTAGGCGAAGTGGCGTCGGAAAAGCGGAGTTGGCTCTAGCCAATGAGCATTTTCCGGCGCCACTTCAACAACGCCAGACCGAGCGCAGCAGCTCAACTGCTGCGGCTGCGGCGGGCCTCGATAATATTGGGCAGCTGCGAGATGCGCCCGAGCAGGCGCGCCAGCGCATCCAGCCCAGGGATCTCCACGGTGATCGACATCGACGCGGTGTTGTCTTCCTTGTTCGAGCGGGTATTCACCGCCAGCACGTTGAGGCGTTCGTTGAGCAGCAGCTGCGAGACGTCGCGCAGCAGGCCGGAACGGTCGTAGGCCTTGATCACGATATCCACCGGGTAGGTCTGCACTGGCACCGGGCCCCAGCTGACCTGGATGATCCGCTCCGGCTCGCGCCCGGCCAGTTGCAGCACCGAGGCGCAGTCCTGGCGGTGGATGCTGACCCCGCGGCCAACGGTGATATAGCCGACGATCGGGTCGCCCGGTAGCGGCTGGCAGCAGCCGGCCATCTGCGTGAGCAGGTTGCCGACGCCCTGGATCTGGATATCGCCGCGCTTGCCCGGCTTGTAGCCGGTGCTGGCGCGCCGCGGGATCAGTTCCAGCTGCTCGTTGCCACGTTCCGGCTCGACCAGCTGCTGGGCCATGTTGACCGCATGGGCCAGGCGCAGGTCACCGGCCCCGAGGGCGGCGTGCATGTCCTCGGCGGTCTTCATGTTGCACTTGTCGGCCAGTTTGTCGAAGTCCACGTGCGGCAGCGCCAGGCGCGCCAATTCGCGTTCGAGCATGACCTTGCCGGCGGCGACGTTCTGGTCGCGGTCCTGCAACTTGAACCAGTGGACGATCTTCGCCCGCGCCCGCGAGGTGGTGATGTAGCCAAGGTTGGAGTTCAGCCAGTCGCGGCTCGGCGAGCCGTGCTTGCCGGTGATGATCTCCACCTGTTCGCCGGTCTGCAGGCTGTAGCTGAGCGGCACGATACGCCCGTTGATCTTGGCGCCACGGCAGTTGTGACCGATCTCGGTGTGCACACGGTAGGCGAAGTCCAACGGCGTGGCGCCCTTGGGCAGGTCGATGGCGTGGCCGTCCGGGGTGAACACGTAGACCCGGTCCGGCTCGATATCCACACGCAGCTGTTCGGCCAGCCCACCGATGTCGCCGAGCTCCTCGTGCCACTCGAGCACCTGACGCAACCAGGAGATCTTCTCCTCGTAGTGGTCGGAGTTGCCCTTGACGTCGGTGCCCTTGTACTTCCAGTGCGCACACACACCCAGCTCGGCTTCCTCGTGCATGGCCGAGGTACGGATCTGTACTTCCAGCACCTTGCCGTCCGGGCCGATCACCGCGGTGTGCAGGGAGCGGTAGCCGTTCTCCTTGGGGTTGGCGATGTAGTCGTCGAACTCCTTGGGGATGTGCCGCCACAGGCTGTGCACGATGCCCAGCGCGGTGTAGCAGTCGCGCATCTCCGGCACCAGCACGCGCACCGCGCGCACGTCGTAGATCTGGCTGAACTGCAGGCCCTTGCGCTGCATTTTTCGCCAGATCGAATAGATGTGCTTGGCCCGCCCGCTGATGTCCGGCTTGATCCCGGCGGCGGTCAGTTCTTCGCGCAGCTGCTTCATCACATCGTTGATGTACTGCTCGCGATCGAGGCGACGCTCGTGCAGCAGCTTGGCGATCTGCTTGTACTGCTCGGGCTCCAGGTAGCGGAAGGACAGGTCCTCCAGCTCCCACTTGATATGGCCGATACCCAGGCGATGGGCCAGCGGCGCGTAGATGTCGAACACCTCGCGGGCCACGCGGTGGCGCTTCTCGTCGTCGGCATGCTTGACCGCACGGATCGCGCAGGTGCGCTCGGCCAGTTTGATCAGGGCCACGCGCACGTCGTCGACCATGGCCACCAGCATCTTGCGCAGGTTTTCCACCTGCGCCTGAGAGCCGAGTACCAGGGAGTCGCGCGGGTTCAGCGAGGCGCTGATCGCCGCCATGCGCAGCACGCCCTCGACCAGCTTGGCCACCACCGGGCCGAATTTTTCCTGCACGGTCTTGAGGGTGATCTTGCCTTCGCGCACGGCACGGTAGATCACCGCTGCGACCAGCGAGTCCTGGTCGAGCTTGAGGTCGGCGAGGATCTCGGCGATCTCCAGGCCGGTACGGAAACTGGAGTTGCCCTCGGCCCACAGGTTCTGTGCGGCATTGGCCTGCTGCTCGGCATCGCGGGCGAACTCGCAGGCGACTTGCAGCGCCGCGCGGTCCAGCGCCGGATCGGCCTTCAGGGTGTGGTCCAGCCACGCCTGCAGGTTGATGCTGCCGTCATCGTTGATCGGCTGATGAGCCCTGACCTGTACCATCTCTTACCTTCCCTACGGCGAGCGTTCGACTCGCAGAAATATCGCCAGCCTCTCTGGACTGGTCAGACTACGCGAGCATCCTAGCCCGCCTCGAATAACGCCATTGCCTCGACATGCGCCGTCTGCGGAAACATGTCGAGAATGCCGGCCCGTTTCAGCCGATAACCCTGGCGCACCAGCTCGGCCGCATCGCGGGCCAGGGTCGCCGGATTGCACGATACATAGACCAGGCGCCGGGCACCCAGCGTACCAATCTGCTTGACCACCTCGAACGCGCCGTCACGTGGCGGATCGAGCAATACCGCGTCGAACGCCTGCAGGGCCCAGCCGGCCTCGGCCAGCGGCTTCGACAGGTCTGCCCGGAAAAAGTGCAGATTGCCCAGACCGTTTGCCGCGGCATTTTCACGCGCGCGCTCGACCATCGCCTGCACCCCTTCCACCGCTACAACCTCGGCGACCTGCTGGGCCAGCGGCAGGGCAAAGTTGCCCAGGCCGCAGAACAGATCCAGCACGCGCTCGCCAGTCTGCGGTGCCAACCAGTCTAGTGCCTGTTCGACCATCGCCTGATTGACCGGCGCGTTGACCTGGACGAAATCGCCCGGGCGGTACTGCAGCTCCAGGTTCCAGGGTTCCAAACGGTAACCCAGGCTCAGTCCGGGCTGATCGGCCTCGGGCTCGCCGGCACCGTGCAGCCACAGCTGCGCCTGGTGCTCGCTACAGAAGCTGCGCAGGCGCGCCAGGTCGGCCTCGCCCAGCGGCGCCGTGTGGCGCAGCAGCAGGGCCGCCTGGGTGCCGTGGAACAGCTCGACGTGACCGAGTGCCTGGGGTTTTTCCAGGCTGCGCAGTAACAGCGGTAACGCGCGCAGCAAAGGCTGCAAGGGCTGTACCAGTACTGGGCAGTCGGCGATGGCGACGATGTCCTGGCTGGCCGCGGCGCGGAAACCCACCTCCAACTGCTTGGCCTTGACGTCCCAACGCACGGCGATACGCGCGCGGCGGCGGTAGGCAAACTCGGGGCCGACCAGCGGCGCGGCCCACTGCTCGGGCTCAATGCCGCCCACACGCTGCAGCTGCTCGCTCAGGCTGCGCTGTTTCAGGGCAAGCTGTTCGGCGTGCGGCAGGTGCTGCAGAGTGCAGCCGCCGCAGCTGCCGGCATGCGCGCAAGGCGGCTGACGACGCAGCTCCACGGCCTGCAGGATGCGCTCGGCGCGGGCCTCGACCACCTGGCTGCGGGCCGCCAGCACGCGCGCTTCGACCTCCTCGCCCGGCAGCGCGCCGGCGACGAACCAGCTGCGCCCTTCGAGGAAAGCGATACCGCGCCCATCGTTGGCCAGTCGCTCGATGCTGAGCTTCTGCTTCTTGCCCACCGGCACTTGCGCCTTGCGCTCGCCGCCACTGGGTTGGAAACGCAAGCCACCGCTGCGCTTGGCCATCTGGATTACCTGCTGATCGATACGCTGAACGTGGGCCGCAGCCTGGCTACGGCCGTGGAAATTACTGCGGGTCGTCGTAGACGCCGGTGGACAGGTAGCGATCGCCGCGGTCGCAGATGATCGCCACCATCACCGCGTTCTCCACTTCCTGCGACAGGCGCAGCATGGCCGCCACCGAACCGCCGGACGACACGCCACAGAAGATGCCCTCCTCGCGCGCCAGGCGGCGCATCACCTGCTCGGCTTCCAGCTGGCTCATGTCGATCACCCGATCCACTCGCGTGGCGTCGAAGATCTTCGGCAGGTATTCCTCGGGCCAGCGACGGATGCCGGGGATCGCCGAACCTTCCTGGGGCTGCAGGCCGACGATCTGCACCGCCGGGTTCTGTTCCTTGAGGTAACGCGACACGCCCATGATGGTGCCGGTGGTGCCCATGGAACTGATGAAGTGGGTGATGCTGCCCTGGGTCTGCTGCCAGATCTCCGGGCCGGTGCCGCTGTAGTGGGCGACCGGGTTGTCGCCGTTGGCGAACTGGTCAAGCACCTTGCCACGGCCATCGGCCTGCATCTGCAGGGCCAGGTCGCGGGCGCCTTCCATGCTGTCGACCAGGATCAGCTCGGCACCGTAGGCAGTCATCGCCGCCTTGCGCTCGGCGGTAGAGTTGTCCGGCATGATCAACACCATCTGGTAACCCTTGATCGCCGCGGCCATGGCCAGGGCGATGCCGGTGTTGCCGCTGGTGGCCTCGATCAGCACGTCGCCGGGCTGGATATCGCCGCGCTGCTCGGCGCGGCTGATCATCGACAGCGCCGGACGGTCCTTCACCGAGCCGGCCGGGTTGTTACCTTCCAGCTTCACCAGCAAGGTGTTGGAGGTGTTGCCGGGCAGGCGTTGCAGGCGAACCAGCGGGGTGTTGCCGATGCAATCGGCGATGGTGGGAAACTGCAGGCTCATGGCGAACTGAATGATCCGAATACAGAAAGGCGTCCATGATAACGGCAAACCGCCGCCCGCCATATCGCAGGAACCGCCCAGCTTGTTACCAATGCTTATATAGAGAGCCAAGCCGCTGTCAGCCATCCCGGTCAGCCGCTAAACTCCACCGACACTTACCTGCTGGAGAACCCCGTGTTCAAGGAACTCGGCATCAAGGGCCGCGTGTTGCTGCTCACCCTGCTGCCCACCAGCTTGCTGGCCCTGGTCCTGGGCGGCTACTTCACCTGGATGCAGCTGGCCGAACTGCGCGCCCAGCTGCAGCAACGCGGCGAACTGGTAGTACAGCAGCTCGCCCCTCTGGCCGCGCCGGCGCTGGCTAGCAACGACGCCAAGCTGCTCGAACGGCTGGCCCAGGAAACGCTCAACCAGGCCGATGTGCGCGCCGTCAGCTTCCTCTCCAGCGAACGCCAACCCCTAGCCCAGGCCGGCCCGAGCATGCTCAGCCCGCCGCCGCAGAGCGACGGCAGCCCGCTGGTGCAGAGCGGCGGCCAGGATGCCACGCGCTTCCTGCTGCCGGTCTACGGCCGCCACCGCAGTCTGGTCAGCGAGCAGAGCGATGCAGAGGCCAACCGCCTGATCGGCTGGGTCGAGCTGGAGCTGTCGCACCACCGCACCCTGTTGCAGGGCTATCGCAGCCTGTTCGCCAGCCTGCTGCTGATCGTCACCGGGCTGACCGTCACCGCCCTGCTCGCCCTGCGCATGAGCCGCACCATCAACGAACCGCTGCGCAGCATCAAGCAGGGTGTGGCCCAGCTCAAGGACGGCAACCTGCAGACGCGTCTGCCGGCCCTCGGCAACCATGAACTGGACGAACTGGCCTCGGGCATCAACCGCATGGCCGAGTCGCTGCAGAATGCCCAGGAAGAACTGCAGCACAGCATCGACCAGGCCACCGAGGACGTGCGACAGAACCTGGAGACCATCGAGATCCAGAACATCGAGCTGGACTTCGCGCGCAAGGAGGCCCTGGAGGCCAGCCGGATCAAGTCCGAGTTCCTCGCCAACATGAGCCACGAGATTCGCACCCCGCTCAACGGCATCCTCGGCTTCACCAACCTGCTGCAGAAAAGCGACCTGACCCCGCGCCAGCAGGACTACCTAGGCACCATCGAGAAGTCCGCCGAAAGCCTGCTGGGGATCATCAACGAGATCCTCGATTTCTCCAAGATCGAGGCCGGCAAGCTGGTGCTGGAAAGCATTCCGTTCAACCTGCGCGACCTGCTGCAGGACACCCTGACCCTGCTCGCCCCGGCCGCCCACGAGAAGCAGCTGGAGCTGGTCAGCCTGGTCTACCGCGACACCCCACTGTCGCTGCAGGGCGACCCGCAACGGCTCAAGCAGGTGCTGACCAACCTGGTCAGCAACGCGATCAAGTTCACCCGCGAAGGCACCATCGCCCTGCGCGCCATGGTCGAGGACGAGAGCGACGACCGCGCGCAGCTGCGCATCAGCGTGCAGGACACCGGCGTCGGCCTCTCCGACGAGGATCAACGCGCGCTGTTCCAGGCCTTCAGCCAGGCCGACAACTCGCTGTCGCGCCAGGCCGGCGGCACCGGCCTGGGCCTGGTGATTTCCAAGCGCCTGATCGAGCAGATGGGCGGCGAGATCGGCGTCGACAGCACGCCCGAGGAAGGTTCCGAGTTCTGGATCAGCCTGAGCCTGCCCAAGGCCCGCGATGACAGCGAAGACCTGCCGCGCGCGCCACTCAGCGGCCGGCGCGTGGCCATGCTGGAATCCCACGCGCTGGTCCATCAGGCCCTGATTCATCAGCTGGAAGATTGCGGCCTGCAGGTCCTGCCGTTCGCCAGTCTCGACGCCCTGCTCGAAAGCGTGGCCCAGCACCAGCAAAGCAAGCAGCCGATCGAACTGGCCGTGCTCGGCGTGCGCGTGCAGGAGCTGCCCCCGGAGCAGCTCAGCCAGCGCGTCTGGGACCTCGACCGCCTCGGCTGCAAGAGCCTGGTGCTGTGCCCGACCACCGAGCAGGCGCTGTACCACGAGAGCCTGCCGGACGCACACAGCCAGCTGCAGGCCAAGCCCGCCTGCACGCGCAAACTGCAACGCGCCCTCTCCGACCTGATCCATCCGCGCCAGCACAGAAGCGAAAGCCGCCAGCCGCTGACCAGCCGCGCACCGCGCCTGCTGTGCGTCGACGACAACCCGGCCAACCTGCTGCTGGTGCAGACCCTGCTCGGCGACATGGGCGCCGAGGTGGTCGCCGTGGACAGCGGCTACGCCGCCCTGGAAAGCGTGCAGCAGCACAGCTTCGACCTGGTCTTCATGGATGTGCAGATGCCCGGCATGGACGGCCGCCAGGCCACCGAGGCGATTCGCCAGTGGGAACAGGAGCGCGAGCGCAGCCCGATGCCGATCGTCGCCCTCACCGCCCACGCCCTCGCCAACGAGAAGCGTGCCCTGCTGCAGAGCGGCATGGACGACTACCTGACCAAGCCGATCAACGAGCGCCAGCTGGCCCAGGTGGTACTCAAGTGGACCGGCCTCGACCTGCGTGGCCAGGTGGTCACCAGTGCCGCCGACAGCGTGCCGGCCAGCAGTTCGCTGCAGGTACTGGATGCCGAGGAAGGCCTGCGCCTGGCCGCCGGCAAGGCCGACCTGGCCGCCGACATGCTGAGCATGCTGCTGGCCTCGCTGGCCGCCGACCGCCAGACCATCCGCCAGGCCCGCGACAGCGGTGACCGCAACGCCCTGCTCGAACGGGTGCACCGCCTGCACGGCGCCACCCGCTACTGCGGCGTGCCGCAATTGCGCGCCGCCTGCCAACGCAGCGAAACCTTGCTCAAACAAGAGAGCCCAGCCGCCCAGGGCGCCCTCGACGAACTCGACGCGGCCATCGCCCGCCTGGCCGAGGAGGCCGCCGTCAGCGCCTGAAGCCAGCCCACACCGGGCCTCTCCATTCATCGATTGGATGCAGACTGGCAACCTGCATCCCGCCTCAGGAAACCGCCATGCGCATCATCCTGTTCAGCAGCAAGCCCTACGACCGCGACAGTTTCCTCGCCGCCAGCGCGCCCGCCGACTGGCAACTGCAATTCCAGGAAGCCCACCTCAACCAGCACACCGCCGCACTGGCCGCTGGCTACCCGGTGGTCTGCGCCTTTATCAACGACGACCTGTCCGCCGCCGTGCTAGAGCGCCTGGCCGCCGGCGGTACACGCCTGATCGCCCTGCGCTCGGCCGGCTACAACCATGTCGACCTCGACGCCGCGCAGCAGCTCGGCCTGACCGTAGTGCGCGTGCCGGCCTACTCGCCCTTTGCCGTGGCCGAGCATGCGATCGCGCTGATCATGGCGCTCAACCGGCGCATCCACCGCGCCTTCAACCGCACCCGTGAAGGCGACTTCAGCCTGCACGGGCTGACCGGCTTCGACCTGCACGGCAAATGCGTCGGCGTGATCGGCGCCGGCAAGATCGGCCAGGCCTTTGCCCGCATCATGCGTGGCTTCGGCTGCACGGTGCAGCTGTATGACCCCTACCCGGTGAGCAACCTGAGCGAACTTGGCGCCCAGCAGGTCGGCCTCGACGAACTGATCGCCAGCAGCGACATCATCAGCCTGCACTGCCCGCTCAACGACGGCAGCCGCCACCTGATCGATGGCCCGCGCCTGGCGCAGATGAAACGCGGCGCCATGCTGATCAATACCGGCCGCGGCGCGCTGGTCGACACCCCGGCGCTGATCGGCGCGCTGAAAAGCGGCCAGCTCGGCTATCTCGGCATCGACGTCTATGAAGAGGAAGCCGAGCTGTTCTTCGAGGATCGCTCCGACCAGCCGCTGCAGGACGACGTACTGGCGCGCCTGCTGACCTTCCCCAACGTCATCGTCACCGCCCACCAGGCTTTCCTCACCCGCGAGGCGCTGGCGGCAATTGCCCGCGCCACTCTGGACAACATTGCCGCCTGGAGCGCGGGCCAGCCGGTCAATCGGGTAAGCGCCAGCGCGTGATAGCATTCGCGCTGATCTGGAGGACTCATGGCTCTACACGACTTTCGCTACACCCTGCTCAGCCCGCAACACACCCTGACCGAATGCCGCGCCCTGGTGCCCGGCCGTTACCAGGTCACCGGCAATGGCGGTGCCATCCAGAATGGCGACACCCTGCTGGTGACCCTCAAGGGCAGCCGCGAACTGACCCTGCGCCTGGAAGTGGAAAAGGTTCGTCGCCTGATCAATCCGCCAGGCCAGTGGGTCGCCGTAGCTACCGGCCCGGTGTTCCGCGAACTGGCTATCCTCAACTGGCAGGTGACCTGCGACAGCTGCGCCGCCCAGCTGGACTTCGAATTCGCGGTAGACGCCGCACTCGGCGAGAAGGCCCGCCCGGCCGCCGCCGATGCCCGCCTCCAGGAACTCGGCTGGCACGGCCGCAATGGCCAGCACCTTTGCCCCCGCTGCATGGAGAAAAGCGCATGAAGCCCACTCTAGCCCTGCTCGCCGCCAGCCTGGTCGGCTGCGCCGCCGACCCGGTGCAACTGGAAAGCGACAAGACCTATCGGGTCGAGTGGATCGGCGAGCGTCCGCTGATCGACCGCAGCCACCTGACCGTAACCCTCGGCGAAGACGGCCGCGCCTACGGCACCGCCGGCTGCAACCACTGGTTTGCCGCCTACACCCGTGAGGGCGACAAGCTGAGCTTTGAAACCGCCGGCAGCACCCGCAAGATGTGCGCCCCGGCGCTGATGGAGCAGGAACAGCGCTTCCTCGAAGCCTTGGGCCAGGTGCAGCGCTGGGATGTCTCGGGTATTGGCCAATTACGCCTGTGGCCGGCCGCGGGCAAGCCTATCCGCCTGTGGCCGGATGAAGGCTAAGTTTAGGCTGCTGTGGGTTGAGATCTTACTGACGACCACACGCCTATCCTGCCGAGGCACACCGCACAATCTGTCGTAGGGTGCGCCGTGCGCTTAATCCTGACGCGACTGGTTGCGCTGCTCCGCCAGGCGCTTGGCCAGCGCGTCCAGCTCGGGAATGGCCGTGTCCGGCAGCTTGCGCAGCACACCCTGAGTCACCTTCATCTGGCGAATGAAGCGCCGGCAATGGCGACACATGGCCAGGTGCGCACGCACACCCAGGCGCTCGCGCAGGTTCAACTGGCCATCGAGATAATCGCTGGAGTGGGCTACCAGTTCCTTACAGCTCAGCATTGGCCGGTCTCCTCGAAATGCTCCAGGGTGGCGAACACCTTGAGCCGCGCGCGGTGCAGCAGCACCCGCACATTGGAGAGGGAAAGCTCCAAAAGATTACAGATCTCTTCCAATTCCAGGCCCTGACGCTCGCGCAGCAGCAATACGCTGGACTGCATCTCGGAGAGGCTGGCCAGGGTCTTTTCCAGGCACTGGCGCAACTCTTCCTCGCTCAGCAGGGCTTCGGGCGAGTCCTCGTGCCAGGCATTGGGCGGCGTCTGCCAGTGGCCATCGGCGGCGAAACGCTCGCCACCGACACTG
Encoded here:
- a CDS encoding response regulator translates to MFKELGIKGRVLLLTLLPTSLLALVLGGYFTWMQLAELRAQLQQRGELVVQQLAPLAAPALASNDAKLLERLAQETLNQADVRAVSFLSSERQPLAQAGPSMLSPPPQSDGSPLVQSGGQDATRFLLPVYGRHRSLVSEQSDAEANRLIGWVELELSHHRTLLQGYRSLFASLLLIVTGLTVTALLALRMSRTINEPLRSIKQGVAQLKDGNLQTRLPALGNHELDELASGINRMAESLQNAQEELQHSIDQATEDVRQNLETIEIQNIELDFARKEALEASRIKSEFLANMSHEIRTPLNGILGFTNLLQKSDLTPRQQDYLGTIEKSAESLLGIINEILDFSKIEAGKLVLESIPFNLRDLLQDTLTLLAPAAHEKQLELVSLVYRDTPLSLQGDPQRLKQVLTNLVSNAIKFTREGTIALRAMVEDESDDRAQLRISVQDTGVGLSDEDQRALFQAFSQADNSLSRQAGGTGLGLVISKRLIEQMGGEIGVDSTPEEGSEFWISLSLPKARDDSEDLPRAPLSGRRVAMLESHALVHQALIHQLEDCGLQVLPFASLDALLESVAQHQQSKQPIELAVLGVRVQELPPEQLSQRVWDLDRLGCKSLVLCPTTEQALYHESLPDAHSQLQAKPACTRKLQRALSDLIHPRQHRSESRQPLTSRAPRLLCVDDNPANLLLVQTLLGDMGAEVVAVDSGYAALESVQQHSFDLVFMDVQMPGMDGRQATEAIRQWEQERERSPMPIVALTAHALANEKRALLQSGMDDYLTKPINERQLAQVVLKWTGLDLRGQVVTSAADSVPASSSLQVLDAEEGLRLAAGKADLAADMLSMLLASLAADRQTIRQARDSGDRNALLERVHRLHGATRYCGVPQLRAACQRSETLLKQESPAAQGALDELDAAIARLAEEAAVSA
- a CDS encoding 2-hydroxyacid dehydrogenase; the protein is MRIILFSSKPYDRDSFLAASAPADWQLQFQEAHLNQHTAALAAGYPVVCAFINDDLSAAVLERLAAGGTRLIALRSAGYNHVDLDAAQQLGLTVVRVPAYSPFAVAEHAIALIMALNRRIHRAFNRTREGDFSLHGLTGFDLHGKCVGVIGAGKIGQAFARIMRGFGCTVQLYDPYPVSNLSELGAQQVGLDELIASSDIISLHCPLNDGSRHLIDGPRLAQMKRGAMLINTGRGALVDTPALIGALKSGQLGYLGIDVYEEEAELFFEDRSDQPLQDDVLARLLTFPNVIVTAHQAFLTREALAAIARATLDNIAAWSAGQPVNRVSASA
- a CDS encoding META domain-containing protein: MKPTLALLAASLVGCAADPVQLESDKTYRVEWIGERPLIDRSHLTVTLGEDGRAYGTAGCNHWFAAYTREGDKLSFETAGSTRKMCAPALMEQEQRFLEALGQVQRWDVSGIGQLRLWPAAGKPIRLWPDEG
- a CDS encoding anti-sigma factor family protein; this encodes MLSCKELVAHSSDYLDGQLNLRERLGVRAHLAMCRHCRRFIRQMKVTQGVLRKLPDTAIPELDALAKRLAEQRNQSRQD
- a CDS encoding RNA polymerase sigma factor is translated as MDEQQLLARLLAGEQLAFRELVATYQGAMRAVAYAIVGSRNADEVVQDAWLAVVRNLEGFQQRSSLKTWLLTITANTAKTRLKQNRREVLLDDLPGPHGSVGGERFAADGHWQTPPNAWHEDSPEALLSEEELRQCLEKTLASLSEMQSSVLLLRERQGLELEEICNLLELSLSNVRVLLHRARLKVFATLEHFEETGQC